A single Phragmites australis chromosome 4, lpPhrAust1.1, whole genome shotgun sequence DNA region contains:
- the LOC133916331 gene encoding jasmonate-induced oxygenase 2-like isoform X2 has protein sequence MPCVCKFSAGRLSLSTCSDGTPAPATNIYPMASCFNGGGGWPEPVVRVQTVSDTCGATIPERYVKPPSEMPSLSPSSDGGGGGCLNIPVVDLSMPDADATSRAISAACREWGFFQAVNHGVRPELLRSARAAWRVFFRQPAEVRERYANSPATYEGYGSRLGTAIGGPLDWGDYYFLHLLPPSLKSHDKWPSLPPSLRETTEEYGEEVVQLCRRVMRLLSSGLGLEAGRLQAAFGGVGGEGACMRVNFYPRCPQPELTLGVAAHSDPGGMTMLLVDDHVRGLQVRKADGQWITVDPVPDAFIVNIGDQIQFSRTRFCI, from the exons ATGCCATGCGTGTGTAAGTTCAGTGCAGGGCGTCTTAGTCTTAGCACCTGCAGCGACGGCACGCCGGCACCTGCAACTAATATATATCCGATGGCTAGCTGCttcaacggcggcggcggctggccgGAGCCCGTGGTGCGCGTGCAGACCGTGTCGGACACCTGCGGCGCGACGATCCCTGAGCGGTACGTCAAGCCTCCGTCCGAGATGCCGTCGTTGTCGCCTTCCTCcgacggaggaggcggaggctgccTGAACATCCCGGTCGTGGACCTGTCAATGCCGGACGCGGACGCAACGTCCCGCGCCATTTCGGCGGCGTGCCGAGAGTGGGGTTTTTTCCAGGCCGTGAACCACGGCGTGCGCCCGGAGCTGCTGCGCAGCGCTCGCGCGGCGTGGCGCGTCTTCTTCCGGCAGCCCGCGGAGGTGCGCGAGCGGTACGCGAACTCGCCGGCAACGTACGAGGGCTACGGCAGCCGCCTGGGCACCGCCATAGGCGGCCCCCTCGACTGGGGCGACTACTACTTCCTCCACCTCCTGCCGCCGTCCCTCAAGAGCCACGATAAGTggccctccctccctccctctctgcg GGAGACGACGGAGGAGTATGGCGAGGAGGTGGTGCAGCTGTGCCGGCGGGTGATGCGGCTGCTGTCGAGCGGGCTAGGGCTGGAGGCCGGGAGGCTGCAGGCGGCGTTCGGCGGGGTGGGCGGCGAGGGGGCGTGCATGCGGGTCAACTTCTACCCGCGGTGCCCGCAGCCGGAGCTGACGCTCGGCGTGGCGGCCCACTCCGACCCCGGCGGCATGACCATGTTGCTAGTAGACGACCACGTGAGGGGTCTGCAGGTCAGGAAGGCCGACGGCCAGTGGATTACCGTCGACCCCGTCCCCGACGCCTTCATCGTTAACATCGGGGACCAGATTCAG TTCAGCAGGACTCGCTTTTGTATATA G
- the LOC133916331 gene encoding jasmonate-induced oxygenase 4-like isoform X1, with translation MPCVCKFSAGRLSLSTCSDGTPAPATNIYPMASCFNGGGGWPEPVVRVQTVSDTCGATIPERYVKPPSEMPSLSPSSDGGGGGCLNIPVVDLSMPDADATSRAISAACREWGFFQAVNHGVRPELLRSARAAWRVFFRQPAEVRERYANSPATYEGYGSRLGTAIGGPLDWGDYYFLHLLPPSLKSHDKWPSLPPSLRETTEEYGEEVVQLCRRVMRLLSSGLGLEAGRLQAAFGGVGGEGACMRVNFYPRCPQPELTLGVAAHSDPGGMTMLLVDDHVRGLQVRKADGQWITVDPVPDAFIVNIGDQIQVLSNAVYKSVEHRVTVSAVQDRLSMALFYNPRSDLPIAPMAELVPPGRPALYPEMTFDEYRVCIRQHGLSGKAQLESLWATATAAGCSSTAHPNPAPADDSSS, from the exons ATGCCATGCGTGTGTAAGTTCAGTGCAGGGCGTCTTAGTCTTAGCACCTGCAGCGACGGCACGCCGGCACCTGCAACTAATATATATCCGATGGCTAGCTGCttcaacggcggcggcggctggccgGAGCCCGTGGTGCGCGTGCAGACCGTGTCGGACACCTGCGGCGCGACGATCCCTGAGCGGTACGTCAAGCCTCCGTCCGAGATGCCGTCGTTGTCGCCTTCCTCcgacggaggaggcggaggctgccTGAACATCCCGGTCGTGGACCTGTCAATGCCGGACGCGGACGCAACGTCCCGCGCCATTTCGGCGGCGTGCCGAGAGTGGGGTTTTTTCCAGGCCGTGAACCACGGCGTGCGCCCGGAGCTGCTGCGCAGCGCTCGCGCGGCGTGGCGCGTCTTCTTCCGGCAGCCCGCGGAGGTGCGCGAGCGGTACGCGAACTCGCCGGCAACGTACGAGGGCTACGGCAGCCGCCTGGGCACCGCCATAGGCGGCCCCCTCGACTGGGGCGACTACTACTTCCTCCACCTCCTGCCGCCGTCCCTCAAGAGCCACGATAAGTggccctccctccctccctctctgcg GGAGACGACGGAGGAGTATGGCGAGGAGGTGGTGCAGCTGTGCCGGCGGGTGATGCGGCTGCTGTCGAGCGGGCTAGGGCTGGAGGCCGGGAGGCTGCAGGCGGCGTTCGGCGGGGTGGGCGGCGAGGGGGCGTGCATGCGGGTCAACTTCTACCCGCGGTGCCCGCAGCCGGAGCTGACGCTCGGCGTGGCGGCCCACTCCGACCCCGGCGGCATGACCATGTTGCTAGTAGACGACCACGTGAGGGGTCTGCAGGTCAGGAAGGCCGACGGCCAGTGGATTACCGTCGACCCCGTCCCCGACGCCTTCATCGTTAACATCGGGGACCAGATTCAG GTGCTGAGCAACGCGGTGTACAAGAGCGTGGAGCACCGGGTGACGGTGAGCGCGGTGCAGGACCGGCTGTCGATGGCCTTGTTCTACAACCCGCGGAGCGACCTGCCGATCGCGCCGATGGCGGAGCTGGTGCCGCCCGGCCGCCCGGCGCTGTACCCGGAGATGACCTTCGACGAGTACCGCGTCTGCATCCGGCAGCACGGCCTGAGCGGCAAGGCGCAGCTCGAGTCTCTCTGGGccacggccaccgccgccggctgCAGTTCTACCGCTCATCCCAACCCAGCACCAGCTGACGACTCCTCTAGCTAG
- the LOC133916332 gene encoding phosphoinositide phospholipase C 4-like isoform X2, whose protein sequence is MPKRDKASPRASPPNTPPPGTGSEDETGAAAEMGSYKCCIFFTRRFALGDASTPEDVRALFSRCAAGSPYMGADDLRRYLAATGGADGEDAEQIVDRVLQDRSRTPRFGRPALTVDDFRHFLFSEDLNPPIQHSQVHQDMNAPLSHYFIYTGHNSYLTGNQLSSDCSDVPIIKALQIGVRVIELDIWPNSSKDDIDILHGRTLTAPVSLIKCLRSIKEYAFVASPYPVIITLEDHLTYDLQAKVAKMVLEVFGDILYYPESKHLQEFPSPEALKGRVILSTKPPKEYLESKGSNMKEREIEPQFKKGESEEAAWGIEVPDIQDEMQVADRNDDDILYRERGVEDDYELKRCQHAAPEYKHLITIKAGKPKGAIIDALKSDPDKVRRLSLSEQELVKVAARHGPNIVSFTHRNLLRIYPKGTRFDSSNYNPFLGWVHGAQMVAFNMQGYGRALWLMHGFYKANGGCGYVKKPDFLMQTCPDGKVFDPKADLPVKTTLKVKVYMGEGWQRDFKQTHFDTYSPPDFYAKVGIAGVPSDSVMRKTKAVEDSWVPVWEEEFTFPLTVPEIAVLRVEVHEQDVSEDDFGGQTALPVMELRPGIRAVPLFDHKGLKFRSVKLLMRFEFT, encoded by the exons ATGCCCAAACGAGACAAAGCTTCCCCACGCGCCTCCCCACCCAACACACCTCCGCCGGGGACGGGGAGCGAGGACGAgacgggggcggcggcggaaaTGGGGTCGTACAAGTGCTGCATCTTCTTCACGCGCAGGTTCGCGCTCGGGGACGCGTCCACACCGGAGGACGTGCGCGCGCTCTTCTCCCGCTGCGCCGCCGGTTCGCCCTACATGGGCGCCGACGACCTCCGCCGCTACCTCGCCGCCACCGGAGGGGCCGACGGCGAGGACGCGGAGCAGATCGTCGACCGGGTCCTGCAGGACCGCAGCCGCACCCCGCGATTCGGGAGACCTGCGCTCACCGTCGACGACTTCAGACATTTCCTCTTCTCCGAGGACCTCAACCCGCCCATCCAGCACTCCCAG GTCCATCAGGACATGAACGCACCACTGTCGCATTATTTTATATACACTGGACACAACTCGTACCTGACAGGTAATCAACTCAGCAGTGACTGCAGTGATGTTCCCATCATAAAGGCACTGCAAATAGGTGTTCGTGTAATTGAATTGGACATATGGCCAAATTCTTCTAAGGATGACATTGATATTCTCCATGGAAG GACACTGACTGCCCCAGTATCACTTATCAAATGCTTGAGGTCCATCAAAGAATATGCCTTTGTTGCGTCTCCCTATCCTGTTATTATAACATTAGAAGACCACCTTACATATGATCTTCAGGCAAAAGTAGCTAAG ATGGTCCTTGAAGTATTTGGAGACATCCTATATTACCCTGAATCAAAACATCTTCAAGAATTTCCTTCACCTGAAGCTCTAAAGGGGCGTGTCATCCTCTCAACAAAGCCTCCGAAGGAGTACCTCGAATCAAAGGGCAGTAATATGAAGGAGAGAGAAATTGAGCCTCAGTTTAAGAAAGGAGAAAGTGAAGAAGCAGCGTGGGGAATAGAAGTCCCAGATATTCAGGATGAGATGCAAGTTGCCGACAGG AATGACGATGATATATTATACCGTGAAAGAGGCGTGGAAGATGATTATGAGCTGAAAAGGTGCCAGCATGCAGCACCAGAGTATAAACACCTCATTACTATCAAGGCAGGAAAGCCAAAGGGTGCTATCATCGACGCCTTAAAGAGTGATCCGGACAAAGTTAGGCGCCTCAGTTTGAGTGAGCAAGAACTTGTAAAAGTGGCAGCACGTCATGGTCCCAACATCGTTAG CTTCACACATAGAAATTTACTGAGAATATACCCAAAGGGAACCCGCTTTGATTCATCCAACTATAATCCATTTCTTGGCTGGGTGCATGGTGCTCAAATGGTGGCATTCAATATGCAG GGATATGGAAGAGCCCTCTGGTTAATGCATGGTTTTTACAAAGCCAACGGGGGCTGTGGTTATGTGAAGAAACCAGACTTCTTGATGCAAACTTGTCCTGATGGAAAGGTGTTCGATCCGAAGGCAGATCTACCAGTGAAGACGACATTGAAG GTGAAAGTATACATGGGTGAAGGTTGGCAGAGGGACTTCAAGCAGACACACTTCGACACGTATTCCCCTCCAGATTTCTATGCAAAG GTTGGCATCGCCGGAGTCCCATCGGACTCGGTGATGAGGAAGACGAAGGCCGTGGAGGACAGCTGGGTCCCGGTCTGGGAGGAGGAGTTCACTTTCCCGCTGACCGTCCCTGAGATCGCGGTGCTCCGCGTGGAGGTGCACGAGCAAGACGTGAGCGAGGACGACTTCGGCGGgcagacggcgctgccggtgaTGGAGCTGCGGCCGGGGATCCGCGCCGTGCCGCTCTTCGACCACAAGGGTCTCAAGTTCAGGAGCGTCAAGCTCCTCATGCGCTTCGAGTTCACCTAG
- the LOC133916332 gene encoding phosphoinositide phospholipase C 4-like isoform X1, which produces MPKRDKASPRASPPNTPPPGTGSEDETGAAAEMGSYKCCIFFTRRFALGDASTPEDVRALFSRCAAGSPYMGADDLRRYLAATGGADGEDAEQIVDRVLQDRSRTPRFGRPALTVDDFRHFLFSEDLNPPIQHSQVHQDMNAPLSHYFIYTGHNSYLTGNQLSSDCSDVPIIKALQIGVRVIELDIWPNSSKDDIDILHGRTLTAPVSLIKCLRSIKEYAFVASPYPVIITLEDHLTYDLQAKVAKMVLEVFGDILYYPESKHLQEFPSPEALKGRVILSTKPPKEYLESKGSNMKEREIEPQFKKGESEEAAWGIEVPDIQDEMQVADRNDDDILYRERGVEDDYELKRCQHAAPEYKHLITIKAGKPKGAIIDALKSDPDKVRRLSLSEQELVKVAARHGPNIVSFTHRNLLRIYPKGTRFDSSNYNPFLGWVHGAQMVAFNMQGYGRALWLMHGFYKANGGCGYVKKPDFLMQTCPDGKVFDPKADLPVKTTLKVHGLFLLCEVWKWDNLDTGFQVKVYMGEGWQRDFKQTHFDTYSPPDFYAKVGIAGVPSDSVMRKTKAVEDSWVPVWEEEFTFPLTVPEIAVLRVEVHEQDVSEDDFGGQTALPVMELRPGIRAVPLFDHKGLKFRSVKLLMRFEFT; this is translated from the exons ATGCCCAAACGAGACAAAGCTTCCCCACGCGCCTCCCCACCCAACACACCTCCGCCGGGGACGGGGAGCGAGGACGAgacgggggcggcggcggaaaTGGGGTCGTACAAGTGCTGCATCTTCTTCACGCGCAGGTTCGCGCTCGGGGACGCGTCCACACCGGAGGACGTGCGCGCGCTCTTCTCCCGCTGCGCCGCCGGTTCGCCCTACATGGGCGCCGACGACCTCCGCCGCTACCTCGCCGCCACCGGAGGGGCCGACGGCGAGGACGCGGAGCAGATCGTCGACCGGGTCCTGCAGGACCGCAGCCGCACCCCGCGATTCGGGAGACCTGCGCTCACCGTCGACGACTTCAGACATTTCCTCTTCTCCGAGGACCTCAACCCGCCCATCCAGCACTCCCAG GTCCATCAGGACATGAACGCACCACTGTCGCATTATTTTATATACACTGGACACAACTCGTACCTGACAGGTAATCAACTCAGCAGTGACTGCAGTGATGTTCCCATCATAAAGGCACTGCAAATAGGTGTTCGTGTAATTGAATTGGACATATGGCCAAATTCTTCTAAGGATGACATTGATATTCTCCATGGAAG GACACTGACTGCCCCAGTATCACTTATCAAATGCTTGAGGTCCATCAAAGAATATGCCTTTGTTGCGTCTCCCTATCCTGTTATTATAACATTAGAAGACCACCTTACATATGATCTTCAGGCAAAAGTAGCTAAG ATGGTCCTTGAAGTATTTGGAGACATCCTATATTACCCTGAATCAAAACATCTTCAAGAATTTCCTTCACCTGAAGCTCTAAAGGGGCGTGTCATCCTCTCAACAAAGCCTCCGAAGGAGTACCTCGAATCAAAGGGCAGTAATATGAAGGAGAGAGAAATTGAGCCTCAGTTTAAGAAAGGAGAAAGTGAAGAAGCAGCGTGGGGAATAGAAGTCCCAGATATTCAGGATGAGATGCAAGTTGCCGACAGG AATGACGATGATATATTATACCGTGAAAGAGGCGTGGAAGATGATTATGAGCTGAAAAGGTGCCAGCATGCAGCACCAGAGTATAAACACCTCATTACTATCAAGGCAGGAAAGCCAAAGGGTGCTATCATCGACGCCTTAAAGAGTGATCCGGACAAAGTTAGGCGCCTCAGTTTGAGTGAGCAAGAACTTGTAAAAGTGGCAGCACGTCATGGTCCCAACATCGTTAG CTTCACACATAGAAATTTACTGAGAATATACCCAAAGGGAACCCGCTTTGATTCATCCAACTATAATCCATTTCTTGGCTGGGTGCATGGTGCTCAAATGGTGGCATTCAATATGCAG GGATATGGAAGAGCCCTCTGGTTAATGCATGGTTTTTACAAAGCCAACGGGGGCTGTGGTTATGTGAAGAAACCAGACTTCTTGATGCAAACTTGTCCTGATGGAAAGGTGTTCGATCCGAAGGCAGATCTACCAGTGAAGACGACATTGAAGGTACATGGCTTGTTTCTCCTCTGTGAAGTTTGGAAATGGGATAACTTGGATACTGGTTTTCAGGTGAAAGTATACATGGGTGAAGGTTGGCAGAGGGACTTCAAGCAGACACACTTCGACACGTATTCCCCTCCAGATTTCTATGCAAAG GTTGGCATCGCCGGAGTCCCATCGGACTCGGTGATGAGGAAGACGAAGGCCGTGGAGGACAGCTGGGTCCCGGTCTGGGAGGAGGAGTTCACTTTCCCGCTGACCGTCCCTGAGATCGCGGTGCTCCGCGTGGAGGTGCACGAGCAAGACGTGAGCGAGGACGACTTCGGCGGgcagacggcgctgccggtgaTGGAGCTGCGGCCGGGGATCCGCGCCGTGCCGCTCTTCGACCACAAGGGTCTCAAGTTCAGGAGCGTCAAGCTCCTCATGCGCTTCGAGTTCACCTAG
- the LOC133916333 gene encoding uncharacterized protein LOC133916333, which produces MAKEFPVPPVVFNPSTPTHRRPPPPGAGASPPPAFAPPRPSTSSAANPLPFMSFDISAAAASSSSAPPLFAGPIGVGSGASFEDEPPLLEELGINTRQIWRKTLSILHPLRSADPSLHADADLSGPFLFLLSFGLFQLLAGKFHFGIVLGWVTVASLFLYFVFSMLSGGRRGDLDLYRCVSLVGYCMLPMVIFSAVSLFLPRGGGLMFGVGMAFVLWSTRVCTRLLAELASSGDEHRGLIAYACWLVYMLFSLLVIF; this is translated from the coding sequence ATGGCGAAGGAGTTCCCCGTGCCGCCGGTGGTCTTCAACCCGTCCACCCCGACGCACCGCCGTCCCCCTCCCCCGGGCGCGGGGGCCTCCCCTCCACCCGCCTTCGCGCCGCCCCgcccctccacctcctccgccgccaacCCGCTCCCATTCATGTCCTTCGACATCTCCGCTGCCgccgcgtcctcctcctcggcgccgccCCTCTTCGCGGGGCCCATCGGCGTCGGCTCGGGGGCCTCCTTCGAGGACGAGCCGCCGCTCCTCGAGGAGCTTGGCATCAACACGCGCCAGATCTGGCGGAAGACGCTCTCCATCCTCCACCCGCTCCGATCCGCCGACCCTTCCCTCCATGCCGATGCCGACCTCTCCGGCCcgttcctcttcctcctgtccTTCGGCCTCTTCCAGCTCCTTGCGGGGAAGTTCCACTTCGGGATCGTGCTCGGCTGGGTCACCGTCGCGTCCCTCTTCCTCTACTTCGTCTTCTCCATGCTCTCGGGCGGCCGCCGCGGTGACCTCGACCTCTACAGGTGCGTCAGCCTCGTCGGCTATTGCATGCTCCCCATGGTCATCTTCTCCGCGGTCTCCCTCTTCCTGCCGCGGGGTGGCGGGCTCATGTTTGGAGTGGGGATGGCGTTTGTCCTATGGTCCACCAGGGTCTGCACCAGGCTGCTCGCAGAGCTTGCATCCAGTGGCGACGAGCATAGGGGGCTCATCGCCTACGCGTGTTGGCTCGTCTACATGCTCTTCTCACTGCTTGTTATCTTCTGA
- the LOC133916334 gene encoding serine/threonine protein kinase OSK4 isoform X1, giving the protein MDGNTRGGGHSEALRNYNLGRTLGIGTFGKVKIAEHKLTGHRVAIKIINRRQMRNMEMEEKANREIKILKLFIHPHIIRLYEVIYTPTDIYVMMEYCKYGELFDYIVEKGRLQEDEARRIFQQIISGVEYCHRNMVVHRDLKPENLLLDSKYNVKLADFGLSNVMHDGHFLKTSCGSPNYAAPEVISGKLYAGPEVDVWSCGVILYALLCGTLPFDDENIPNLFKKIKGGIYTLPSHLSALARDLIPRMLVVDPTKRITIREIREHQWFQIRLPRYLAVPPPDTTQQAKMIDEDTLHDVVNLGFNKDHVCESLCNRLQNEATVAYYLLLDNRFRATSGYLGADYQETTDRNLNQMASLEVASSSTRHYLPGSSDPHGSGLRPHYPVERKWALGLQSRAHPREIMVEVLKALQELNVSWKKNGQYNMKCRWSLGFPEDMLDANSSFLIDSTIMDNGDVNGRLPAVIKFEVQLYKTRDDKYLLDMQRVTGPQLLFLDFCAAFLTKLRVL; this is encoded by the exons ATGGATGGAAATACTAGAGGGGGTGGGCATTCTGAAGCGTTAAGAAACTACAACCTGGGAAGAACATTAGGTATTGGTACATTTGGAAAAGTGAAGATTGCAGAGCATAAGCTTACAGGACACAGGGTTGCTATAAAGATCATTAACCGTCGCCAAATGAGAAATATGGAAATGGAAGAGAAAG CAAATAGAGAAATCAAGATACTGAAGCTGTTCATTCACCCCCATATCATTCGCCTTTATGAAGTCATTTACACACCTACAGATATATATGTTATGATGGAGTATTGCAAGTATGGTGAGCTGTTTGATTACATTGTTGAGAAAGGCAGATTACAGGAAGATGAAGCTCGCCGAATCTTCCAACAG ATTATATCTGGTGTTGAATACTGCCATAGAAACATGGTTGTTCATCGTGACCTAAAACCAGAAAACTTGTTGCTTGATTCGAAGTATAATGTAAAACTTGCGGACTTCGGCTTGAGCAATGTCATGCATGATGGTCATTTTTTGAAGACTAGCTGTGGGAGTCCAAACTATGCTGCTCCAGAG GTAATTTCTGGTAAATTATATGCTGGACCAGAGGTTGATGTATGGAGTTGTGGAGTAATCCTTTATGCTCTTCTTTGTGGTACTCTTCCATTTGATGATGAGAATATTCCCAACCTGTTCAAAAAGATAAAG GGAGGTATCTATACTCTTCCAAGTCATTTGTCTGCTTTGGCCAGAGATTTGATACCAAGAATGCTTGTTGTCGACCCTACGAAGAGAATCACAATTCGTGAAATTCGAGagcatcaatggttccagattCGCCTTCCTCGTTACTTGGCAGTGCCTCCACCAGACACAACACAACAAGCCAAAATG ATTGATGAAGATACTCTCCATGATGTTGTTAACTTGGGATTTAACAAGGACCATGTGTGTGAATCACTGTGCAATCGACTGCAAAATGAG GCAACTGTTGCATATTATTTGCTCTTGGACAATCGGTTTCGAGCTACTAGTGGCTATCTCGGGGCAGACTATCAGGAAACGACG GATAGGAATTTAAACCAGATGGCTTCTTTGGAAGTAGCTAGTTCTAGTACGAGGCATTATCTTCCAGGAAGCAGTGATCCTCATGGTAGTGGCTTGCGGCCACATTATCCGGTCGAAAGAAAATGGGCTCTTGGACTTCAG TCTAGGGCGCACCCTCGGGAGATAATGGTTGAGGTTCTCAAAGCACTTCAAGAATTAAATGTCTCCTGGAAGAAGAATGGACAGTACAACATGAAATGCAGATGGTCCCTGGGTTTTCCTGAGGATATGTTAGATGCCAACAGCAGTTTTCTTATTGACTCTACCATCATGGATAATGGCGATGTAAATGGGAGGCTACCTGCTGTGATCAAGTTTGAAGTCCAG CTTTACAAGACCAGGGACGACAAGTACCTGCTGGATATGCAGAGGGTTACTGGACCTCAGCTACTTTTCCTGGACTTTTGTGCGGCCTTCCTTACTAAGCTCAGGGTTCTATAG
- the LOC133916334 gene encoding serine/threonine protein kinase OSK4 isoform X2: MDGNTRGGGHSEALRNYNLGRTLGIGTFGKVKIAEHKLTGHRVAIKIINRRQMRNMEMEEKANREIKILKLFIHPHIIRLYEVIYTPTDIYVMMEYCKYGELFDYIVEKGRLQEDEARRIFQQIISGVEYCHRNMVVHRDLKPENLLLDSKYNVKLADFGLSNVMHDGHFLKTSCGSPNYAAPEVISGKLYAGPEVDVWSCGVILYALLCGTLPFDDENIPNLFKKIKGGIYTLPSHLSALARDLIPRMLVVDPTKRITIREIREHQWFQIRLPRYLAVPPPDTTQQAKMIDEDTLHDVVNLGFNKDHVCESLCNRLQNEATVAYYLLLDNRFRATSGYLGADYQETTDRNLNQMASLEVASSSTRHYLPGSSDPHGSGLRPHYPVERKWALGLQSRAHPREIMVEVLKALQELNVSWKKNGQYNMKCRWSLGFPEDMLDANSSFLIDSTIMDNGDVNGRLPAVIKFEVQHVGKSSSCGAADPGSNPGTHKKINPRAAGCSRGRA, encoded by the exons ATGGATGGAAATACTAGAGGGGGTGGGCATTCTGAAGCGTTAAGAAACTACAACCTGGGAAGAACATTAGGTATTGGTACATTTGGAAAAGTGAAGATTGCAGAGCATAAGCTTACAGGACACAGGGTTGCTATAAAGATCATTAACCGTCGCCAAATGAGAAATATGGAAATGGAAGAGAAAG CAAATAGAGAAATCAAGATACTGAAGCTGTTCATTCACCCCCATATCATTCGCCTTTATGAAGTCATTTACACACCTACAGATATATATGTTATGATGGAGTATTGCAAGTATGGTGAGCTGTTTGATTACATTGTTGAGAAAGGCAGATTACAGGAAGATGAAGCTCGCCGAATCTTCCAACAG ATTATATCTGGTGTTGAATACTGCCATAGAAACATGGTTGTTCATCGTGACCTAAAACCAGAAAACTTGTTGCTTGATTCGAAGTATAATGTAAAACTTGCGGACTTCGGCTTGAGCAATGTCATGCATGATGGTCATTTTTTGAAGACTAGCTGTGGGAGTCCAAACTATGCTGCTCCAGAG GTAATTTCTGGTAAATTATATGCTGGACCAGAGGTTGATGTATGGAGTTGTGGAGTAATCCTTTATGCTCTTCTTTGTGGTACTCTTCCATTTGATGATGAGAATATTCCCAACCTGTTCAAAAAGATAAAG GGAGGTATCTATACTCTTCCAAGTCATTTGTCTGCTTTGGCCAGAGATTTGATACCAAGAATGCTTGTTGTCGACCCTACGAAGAGAATCACAATTCGTGAAATTCGAGagcatcaatggttccagattCGCCTTCCTCGTTACTTGGCAGTGCCTCCACCAGACACAACACAACAAGCCAAAATG ATTGATGAAGATACTCTCCATGATGTTGTTAACTTGGGATTTAACAAGGACCATGTGTGTGAATCACTGTGCAATCGACTGCAAAATGAG GCAACTGTTGCATATTATTTGCTCTTGGACAATCGGTTTCGAGCTACTAGTGGCTATCTCGGGGCAGACTATCAGGAAACGACG GATAGGAATTTAAACCAGATGGCTTCTTTGGAAGTAGCTAGTTCTAGTACGAGGCATTATCTTCCAGGAAGCAGTGATCCTCATGGTAGTGGCTTGCGGCCACATTATCCGGTCGAAAGAAAATGGGCTCTTGGACTTCAG TCTAGGGCGCACCCTCGGGAGATAATGGTTGAGGTTCTCAAAGCACTTCAAGAATTAAATGTCTCCTGGAAGAAGAATGGACAGTACAACATGAAATGCAGATGGTCCCTGGGTTTTCCTGAGGATATGTTAGATGCCAACAGCAGTTTTCTTATTGACTCTACCATCATGGATAATGGCGATGTAAATGGGAGGCTACCTGCTGTGATCAAGTTTGAAGTCCAG CACGTTGGCAAATCGTCTAGTTGTGGCGCGGCCGACCCGGGCTCGAACCCGGGTACTCACAAAAAAATCAACCCTCGTGCTGCTGGTTGCTCGCGCGGTCGAGCGTGA